A stretch of the Actinotalea sp. JY-7876 genome encodes the following:
- the tatC gene encoding twin-arginine translocase subunit TatC → MTAHPSAAHDRPADAPRGRRSGRSTHDPEGRMALAAHLAELRRRVLWSALGLVLGACLGWFAYDPVFAAMSQPLQGLGHRGQTAALNFTTIGSAFDMQLKVALFLGVFLSAPWWIGQLLAFVTPALTRQEKRYVFSFVPAGSVLFVAGGALAWFVLPTAISTLTAFTPDSAVNLMDARAYFGFFMRVILVFGLAFLLPLVLVALNFLGLLPAATMLRAWRWAVLLALVFTAFANPLPDAWSMLAMATPICGLYFVAVGVAALRDRRVRRRGGAARPA, encoded by the coding sequence ATGACGGCGCACCCGTCAGCGGCTCACGACCGGCCGGCCGACGCCCCGCGCGGGCGCCGGTCCGGCCGGTCGACGCACGACCCCGAGGGCCGGATGGCGCTCGCGGCGCACCTCGCCGAGCTCCGACGCCGTGTCCTGTGGTCGGCCCTCGGGCTCGTGCTCGGGGCCTGCCTCGGGTGGTTCGCGTACGACCCGGTCTTCGCGGCGATGAGCCAGCCCCTGCAAGGGCTGGGCCACCGGGGGCAGACCGCCGCACTCAACTTCACCACGATCGGCTCGGCGTTCGACATGCAGCTCAAGGTTGCCCTCTTCCTGGGGGTCTTCCTCTCGGCGCCGTGGTGGATCGGTCAGCTGCTCGCCTTCGTGACGCCGGCCCTGACGCGCCAGGAGAAGCGCTACGTGTTCTCCTTCGTCCCCGCGGGGAGCGTGCTGTTCGTCGCGGGCGGTGCGCTCGCCTGGTTCGTGCTGCCCACCGCGATCAGCACGCTGACGGCCTTCACGCCGGACAGCGCGGTCAACCTCATGGACGCGCGCGCCTATTTCGGGTTCTTCATGCGCGTGATCCTCGTGTTCGGCCTTGCCTTCCTGCTGCCGCTGGTCCTGGTGGCGCTGAACTTCCTCGGGCTGCTGCCCGCGGCGACGATGCTCCGGGCCTGGCGCTGGGCGGTCCTGCTCGCGCTCGTCTTCACGGCGTTCGCCAACCCGCTGCCGGACGCATGGTCCATGCTCGCGATGGCGACGCCGATCTGCGGCTTGTACTTCGTCGCCGTCGGCGTGGCCGCCCTGCGCGACCGGCGGGTGCGTCGGCGGGGCGGAGCCGCCCGACCGGCGTAG
- the tatA gene encoding twin-arginine translocase TatA/TatE family subunit, whose protein sequence is MRTPSVWAIVIIAITVVVLFGASKLPEIAGNVGKSLKIFKKEVQELREDTSPLAPPTAPAPAPAVTPALATQAPAAAQPGSPQA, encoded by the coding sequence ATGAGGACCCCGAGCGTCTGGGCGATCGTCATCATCGCCATCACCGTCGTCGTGCTGTTCGGCGCCAGCAAGCTCCCGGAGATCGCCGGCAACGTCGGCAAGTCGCTGAAGATCTTCAAGAAGGAGGTCCAGGAGCTGCGCGAGGACACCTCGCCCCTGGCCCCGCCGACGGCGCCGGCACCGGCACCCGCCGTCACGCCGGCCCTCGCCACCCAGGCGCCGGCCGCGGCCCAGCCCGGCTCGCCGCAGGCATGA
- a CDS encoding FAD-binding oxidoreductase — protein MRDAGSRTVHRADVGYAEARRALSVSAHQPPHAPAAVARVADEQDVVDLVRAARRTGLRLAVRSGGHSLSATHLRPGSLALDLRALRGVHVDPHRGTARLGPGTTVEQAAALLDGSGWSFPVGHVPTVGLGGYLLAGGHGWNAGAWGAACERVVALDVVTADGRRLRLTREADAELLAVARGAGPTFPGVVVGLEVRLVPGVPTVVRRLLTVGGEDAAEVGAALDTLRTERLPGLEVTVFARRTGPCGGGPRAASLTVAGTAFGADAEHARRLLAALDVLPGAQGAAATVHGGLAGLVAALPRHDGEALWSDHAWSDRPWAALLPDVLAAVAAAPTTRSSVLVTPAPPREATVDAVHRPGGATSVSAYAHWDPVASGRPDAATAHAAWARAAVVREPLSPARYVGEADLTLPGRVQECFTPEDLARVRAAREHLDPDRHLWSAVDPTDAPLDEERGTTHQEEP, from the coding sequence GTGAGGGACGCGGGCAGCAGGACGGTCCACCGCGCGGACGTCGGCTACGCCGAGGCCCGGCGCGCCCTGTCCGTGTCCGCGCACCAGCCCCCGCACGCACCGGCCGCCGTCGCGCGGGTGGCCGACGAGCAGGACGTCGTGGACCTCGTGCGTGCCGCCCGGCGCACCGGCCTGCGGCTCGCCGTCCGCAGCGGTGGCCACAGCCTCAGCGCGACCCACCTGCGACCGGGGAGCCTCGCGCTCGACCTCCGCGCCCTGCGCGGGGTCCACGTCGACCCGCACCGCGGCACCGCGCGTCTCGGTCCCGGCACGACCGTCGAGCAGGCCGCCGCGCTCCTCGACGGGTCCGGCTGGTCGTTCCCCGTCGGGCACGTCCCCACCGTGGGCCTCGGTGGCTACCTCCTGGCGGGCGGGCACGGCTGGAACGCCGGCGCCTGGGGCGCGGCGTGCGAGCGGGTCGTCGCCCTGGACGTCGTCACGGCCGACGGCCGACGCCTGCGCCTCACGCGGGAGGCCGACGCCGAGCTGCTCGCGGTCGCGCGGGGCGCAGGCCCCACGTTCCCCGGCGTCGTCGTCGGGCTCGAGGTGCGCCTGGTCCCCGGCGTGCCGACGGTGGTCCGGCGCCTGCTGACCGTGGGCGGCGAGGACGCGGCCGAGGTCGGTGCCGCGCTCGACACACTGCGGACCGAGCGCCTGCCCGGGCTGGAGGTGACCGTCTTCGCGCGTCGCACCGGACCCTGCGGGGGCGGCCCGCGTGCCGCGTCCCTGACCGTGGCCGGGACCGCCTTCGGCGCCGACGCCGAGCACGCCCGGCGCCTGCTCGCGGCCCTCGACGTCCTGCCGGGCGCGCAGGGCGCCGCGGCGACCGTGCACGGCGGGCTCGCCGGGCTCGTCGCGGCGCTCCCCCGGCACGACGGCGAGGCGCTGTGGTCGGACCACGCGTGGAGCGACCGGCCGTGGGCCGCGCTGCTGCCGGATGTCCTCGCCGCGGTGGCCGCCGCGCCGACGACGCGCTCGAGCGTCCTGGTGACCCCGGCGCCCCCCCGCGAGGCGACCGTCGACGCCGTGCACCGGCCCGGCGGCGCGACGAGCGTCTCGGCGTACGCGCACTGGGACCCGGTGGCCTCCGGCCGGCCGGACGCGGCCACGGCGCACGCCGCCTGGGCGCGCGCGGCCGTCGTCCGGGAGCCGCTGAGCCCCGCCCGGTACGTCGGGGAGGCCGACCTCACGCTGCCGGGCCGCGTGCAGGAGTGCTTCACCCCCGAGGACCTCGCACGCGTGCGCGCTGCCCGCGAGCACCTGGACCCGGACCGTCACCTGTGGTCCGCCGTCGACCCGACCGACGCCCCCCTCGACGAGGAGCGGGGCACCACCCACCAGGAGGAACCATGA